A stretch of DNA from Apis cerana isolate GH-2021 linkage group LG8, AcerK_1.0, whole genome shotgun sequence:
ttatatggctgattaaactaaatatttttatgtctggttttttaaaaaaataaaattacatgcaATAATAGTGATTTTCGTTTTTGGTGTActtagaaaattaatgaaaaataaatattaaaaaaataatatctgtaaaaaaatgtatgtaattatatatcttttcttcatagaatgattttaaatgtattcatgtatattaaataaaagaaaaattataagatctgtaattatttataaataattttaaaaatgtaataaaattaattatatatatgagaaattaaaattttagtttacttaaattcaatttttgaattatatatttattttatatttatatattacttatattattcagaataataatttttaatacatagtCTGCAGATTTCTGgaataatctattaataatcgcgaatgatttttcaaactaaaattggatttaattatattataaaaaatatgatatttcaattttttattaaaattaaccaatttttttattcatgtatacaaaaatatatgaaaatattttttgattttatattaaagaaaaatatagtttgaaagttaaagatttgaaaaatagataatacaatgtaaaaaatatataaaaagatgttTAATATCctgtgaaattaattattataatttaatatgaaaaattaaatatgaaaaatattaaaatataatcaaataatattatagattaaatatagaataaacttctaaatatttttattacttaattcGAGTAAGATTATAAATgagatataagaaaaataataaaatattataatcatcttttaagcaatttaaattttgcataaaactttatataaacaaagaaaataaataatgaaagaaggagaaaaataaaataagaattggttttaaatatcaaaaatatcttttcaaaaataaaataagataagataagaacTGAAGATCAATACCACAAACTAGATATAGactagataaaattatataaataaagatatataaatatttttatgatatagacatttttatatttagtttatgttaatattaacttaagtgcaaaattttttcgaaaatattcaaaagatggTGCTGATGATCagtttttaacttatttttattttttttcttttattatttattttatttttgtgtttcatttaaaacattttaaaaatgacaCTGATTccacaattttttctattatttatattcattcttgtcacatgataaataaaataatgttagtAAGTCAATAATGAATTCAATGtctcaaatttaaatcatgaatgcattttaatttttaatataagcaaaataaattatattttcagatttataatgtatctctatataaatataatctatataaataaaatgcaatatttcatttatacctacaaaatattctataacagaatatttgttttatttcatttataattttataatgaaatttagattcaatttttttttcaattctatcacatataagtttattttgaattggtaatattaaaaatattaaaatgataaaaattctaggcataagagaaaaaatacattGAGTATTAGATCTATTGCTGTATCTTGTCTATGATACATATAATCTATGGTATATATCAATAAGATTGTATAGTCATCATTATCATTCTTGTATCACATGCGACATTATCGATTCAGAATAAGAAGAGACATCAGCGCTattgagaagaaagaaattattaaatgtaacgaGTGCACAAACTAGGCATGTAAGATAGTGTTAAAGCATATAAAAGTTTCTATTCTATTGTGTTATTTCGTgaaatgcaattaaaattataaataaaatgaatataattttattttaattttaaataattaagtgcttaaaatattatgtgttCCAAATAAGactattataaaagtttttttctaaaattacaaattttaagaaattttcagtaaacgagaatttgaaataatctgTATTTCTAATTCTACATTATTAAAGTGAACTACagtgtttataattttcagaaatatatatattgagatatatataaataaaggtaTTTTCACGGAGCTACATGAAATTAATGATGATatcataatattgatttatatgatttattaaacacGAAAAtcatctgtttttttttaattttcttatataaaaaaataaatttagatatttctaaaatataatttatgctttttatgcattattataataaaataattattcatttaataatctcttatttatgatttaatttaaaataagttttttttaattatatattcatttaatttatatgaattatgatcaaaaatcaaaaattccatatttatatagatagaactttatataatatataaaatttatatagtcaAAACTTTATATGTTTCTTAACATatctttgtaataatattatattatatttttatgaatattttatatatatttttttaaattattatatatatatatatatatataatatatatatatataaataaaaattctatataatttgtttagcTTATTATGagaagaatatttgatatattactttaataaatttaatttttttaccattaGTGCATAATTCGGACTAGTAACAggttcaatttttcaatgttgTTCCTGTCTAGTTTCGGAGGCAACCACCTGTGTCAACTATATTCtacaatattctaataatacaaTGTATTATTTGTGCAATATGTACTCATGGATATATAATAGGCCCCAAACTGCTAACACTAATGCAAATGTCCAATTTTCGTTGCCATTTTTAAAGTGGTTTCAAATTGATTGGACTTTGGCCTCATTGGTGAAAGTGGTGTGGCCATACAACGtgcttaatattatttaatccatGGGTTATTATATACAGAGAttgtgtttaatattttaaataataaattttgctgCACACAAAGATGATTGATAATTtgcttattattatacaaatgagCTAAATATTTAgtcaagattattataattaaaattttatatactatagaTAATTAGATCTTACAGTATTTTAGCAGATTCTTTGTACATATAATGGAGATTAATAAAGAAGTTCCTGAAGAGATTCCTGAATCAACTATGGCTCaaagtgaaataaatgaaacagtTTTGGATAATCAACAAAgtatattggaaataaatacTGATAATCAAAGTAGAATATCAGATAAAAGTAATTGTAGTGATATAATGGAAGAAGAAACTATATCTActgatgatataaatatatacaatggtTCTACCACTGAAGATTGTATTATGGAGTCTAATCCAGACAGTATTACAGCTACAGATGATTTAAGACAGTTTGATGTTTTGGATGATTTAGAACGCCATCCAGATCAAAACTGCTGTGATATGGATTCTGATACTAATGAAAGTATGGATTCTGATGTACCTGATGAAGAAATTGAAGCCATGCTTGAAGAAGgtaaactttaatattttagaccaatcaattatggaaataaatatttttattattttctgaggtaaagtataaaagatattaaatagattatagtaaacacaatatataatttataaaataaatttataaatttataaaaatagacttAAATTACAAAAGTTACATATATctgagataaaattataaaaaggaaaaaaaaaaaaaaagattatttgttatttatttttgtacttCTTATATAGATCATGCAGCTGCAGagtatttttttagttaagTATTATGTGCTACTATTAGGTTTACCAGAAGAATTTAAAGGCAAAAGAAAAGACAAGAAGGATAGTGTACCAtatgaagaaaaagtaaaacttGTCTTAGATGGTAGGTTTgcagattaaatattttaataaatgtctaaaaaaatcttaattttatataaaaactatgataatattatcatttttaatgttataaaagaaaaaattcatataacatataatttataataatattattttacagaaattGGACATAATCACTTTGACGTACTTCCAGAAGGTTGGGTACAAGTAACACATAATAGTGGGATGcctttatatttacataagcaAAGTAGAGTTTGTACTCTTGCAAAACCATACTTTCTTGGACCTGGCAGTGTGAGAAAACATGAAGTACCTGTTAGTGCAATACCTTGCCTTCAATATAAAAGAGCTCTtcatgaagaagaagaagaaagaaaaaaacaaaaagaacgtGATCCAAATGCAGAAGTTTGTAGCCTTCCAAGtgcaaaaattgaaacaattcaAGAAAATCGAGCAGCACATTCATTGGATAGTGAACAACTAAGGAATTACTGTCAAtcattatttcgatttaaagCTATTAAAGTAATGAGATTTcagtaagtatatattaaataatatttaataagtactaatatgtaatatttatatatttatatatatttatatatataatatatataatataatatttaatatattttaattattaattttaattattaaaaatcttaattattatctagaTCATGGTCAGCAAGAAGGaaattcacaaaaaataaaaaacatcgCAAACAACTTGAACGACCTACTTTACCCGAtggaacaaaattaataacatttccaGTTAGTAGTTCTGGTCTAGCAGGAAGTAGTAGTGGTAATGCTGGAGATGATAATACTGGACAAAGACCACCAAAACATTGGATAATGAATCCCTCTGGCAAAAGTTATGTTTGTATACTTCATGAGTATGTGCAACATGCACTTAAAAAACAACctacttataaatttaaagaattaggTGAGTTAAAcagaaataacttttttattagcatttaaaatattaaatacacacacatgcacgcacgcacacgcacacacacacacttatttgctaatttatttaaaatgtcttgtttgaatattaaaaaaaaaaaattaataaaagaaaaaataatctatattattaaataattaattttagaaaatgcaGCAACTCCATACTCTGCAGTTGTTTGTATAAATGATATGGAATATGGGAGTGGTTTTGGTAGTAGCAAAAAACAGGCAAAAGCAAATGCTGCTCGAAAAactcttgaaattttaattcctcaAATGAGAGATAAAATTTCTGGTGACAATGGCGGAGATACAGTTTCTGGTAATAATAACCGAATGATTAAAGCATCTAGAGCAAATTCTGATGcagatttatcattttttgatgaaatctCAATTACTGATCCACGAGTCGCAGAATTTTGCGCTAAAACAACTGAACCATCACCACAtgctattttaattacttgtcTTCAACGAAATTATGGCCTAGGTGAtatgcatattaattattctgtaaatacattaaaacatCAACGCAATGAATTTACAATGCGTGTTGGTAAACATGAAGCTACTGttgtaagtaaatttaatcataattttaaaatttatagcttttatgattaatttatatttttatctattttctttaaaaaataagtaaaattattaatattttcattttatttctcttatataataaatattttcaatcctaatatgtttataaaaaccTGATTTTAGGTATgtcgtaataaaaaagatggTAAACAACGAGCAGCACAAGCTATTTTGCAACTTATGCATCCTCACATTCAATCTTGGGGTTCTTTACTAAGACTTTATGGATCTCGAAGTGTAAAAtcctttaaagaaaaaaaacaattagaaCAAGAAATCACATTGTTGCAAGGTAAAGCTGCAGTTAATCAGCCAAATCATGCTATTTTAAGTAAACTTAGACAAGAAATGAGGAAATTAGCAGAACAAAGACAAGCTATACAACCTATCGGTAAATTTGTACCACCAGATTTGCCAACTGGATCTGCAGCTAATTTGAACAAtgtagatttataatatactagtcaattccatattttacaaatattaatttattttgtaacttTTATAACAAAGAAGGCATCTTTAATTTGTTCTATTTTATGTTCTAAAAAATAAGcgcaaagtattttatatatgttgtatcataatatgataataatgtaGGCTTTTAAATGGTGCTAAATCTTAtatcattacattttttttaacacttcgacacattttaatacatttttattttttatgtatcccgaaatcaatttttgttatttattatttatcgaatcgtttaaaaagaactagaaatcatttttaaaatttgtttttttgagAATAGTTCTTccaaatatacgaaatatcaGAATACTACCTCAATCGTATTAgttctttttataaactattaaatgTACTTgacaatattgattttttaaatcttaattatttttatctaaaagggaatttaatattacatacaaattattaataatatctaaatatattatttcatatgaaattatgaaaaacaacaatttttagaacataactatttatttttaaagaactgATTACAATAAAGTTTCAGTTCTATAGATGTTAAGGCATCAAATTTGCATGTTAATAACAGTTATAGTATATTGAAAAGTATTACAATTGtcctaataaatttattaatagaattattcatagaatataaataaattgtcaaataatacataaaacatTTGTATCTTCTTTGgcacttatatattattatttttttatattactattatttatttctgtattttatgatattttattcattctttaacaatacaagaaaaaattaatacagattattaaaatttattttaacatttaaattcttataatattacaatgtttatatatttcgaaatttattgaaaagaattttttctttatttactaTGATATTTCAgtagaaaatacaaatattaaccttcattatttatgtatcataaatcatagatttcatttatatttaattatgtgtAAATGAAGCTTttgtttaattacaatataatatgttacatgtataaatatttttctacataaaaatcatacattattattataacaataagtatatttaatataatattctaatattctatttaaaattttacatatctatatgaaattttatttggtttAGTTTCTCTTATATTATGAAGATTATtactttgaattaatatactttGTAAAAGATTTACTGATTgacaaattgtaataaaatgtatttcattctagacaaaattcatatttatcaattatttcaaaaaacttgttaaataaatgcaagataaatacatttatgtaGTAGGCACATGTAATAGGACTAGAATTatacaatgattttaataaattatatttaaacagaacatatattttgttataaaataaatatatattatcttttattttgcaaaatataacttcagttacaaatatattttattatttgtaactaaagttatgtttttaattttttaaatttattttatatattttgttaaatttaaagctgtttaatttaaaatatgtatatgtttatactgtttaaaaatacatatttcataaattttttaattttatattataacatttaaaaaataataaaatattttaaaaacattaaagttttataaaaaaatttaaatgttaattcacagtaacaaaattaataattatattttcaatgattaataataattatattttcatataacatACAATATGCATACtataaaaactttcaaatttaaaatatttttaaatttcttataagtttttcttcaaatacgttgaaattgataatgacaactattttgatttttttttcttttttttttttctttttttaataatttcaattcatgTATCTATATGAGAAGTCAAATActataaatactattatattttatcataatttgaatatgtttTTGCTTGTCATATGTTTTCATTAACtactgttattatttattgtatcattatatattatattaaatgtctatgtttataatttttaaatcctatttacaatttctaattataatttatctttattttgacatagatatttcataacacaaattataaaaaataaacacaatatcgtttaatattgtttaaatacattcaaattttaattaaaaaatttttaaatgaactaaacaaaagttaaaaaaaataaatctatctataaatataaagagttaaaaaataattattaaccatataatttcttatattgactacaacattaaatattttgtattgatAAAGATACATTTAGTATATTGTTTatcagtatttttttatacttttgtgtatttctaataataatattaataataattaataataaaagtaataataaaatgcataaaataaatataaaaacaaattattaaatttcaacatgataaaattaaattttcttgtattaaaaaaaaaaagaacttattgtatttttaataagtcagattaatattatttaaaattttttactgtcacttgtattttatatattactaaaaaaaaataataagtcattattatattaacatttttaactttGGAGGcacatcaatttaaaaaaaaaaatgtatatatttatatatttacgtatataattcattctaaattattttaaatagtagaTAATATGTTGCACatacatgaatatttatatttctatctaaattgtttaaatcatatcatatttaaaacttatttttagttaattaaataattattataatcaatgactcaaaaaaaaaaaaaaaaagatttttaattcattaaaataattatgattatgcatcattatcaaaatataaaatcaataaatgcaaaaatattatgttcaaTCAATTCTCGTAAGATGTCAAAAATCGTTTGTTTGAAAATCATTATACAGATTCATCATATGTACTATTTCCAGAAAGAGCCATTTTTGATAAACTAGAAAGACTTCGACGTGGACTATTACCAACTAAAAAACTACTACTAGATTCTGAGAAAATTTTCCGGAAACtggaaagtaaatataattattaaaaattggaatttttataaattttataatttttataagtattttatatgcgtttttttttttatacttacaaTTTACGAATTCCAG
This window harbors:
- the LOC107992452 gene encoding microprocessor complex subunit DGCR8 isoform X2, yielding MKVWILMYLMKKLKPCLKKIMQLQSIFLVKYYVLLLGLPEEFKGKRKDKKDSVPYEEKVKLVLDEIGHNHFDVLPEGWVQVTHNSGMPLYLHKQSRVCTLAKPYFLGPGSVRKHEVPVSAIPCLQYKRALHEEEEERKKQKERDPNAEVCSLPSAKIETIQENRAAHSLDSEQLRNYCQSLFRFKAIKVMRFQSWSARRKFTKNKKHRKQLERPTLPDGTKLITFPVSSSGLAGSSSGNAGDDNTGQRPPKHWIMNPSGKSYVCILHEYVQHALKKQPTYKFKELENAATPYSAVVCINDMEYGSGFGSSKKQAKANAARKTLEILIPQMRDKISGDNGGDTVSGNNNRMIKASRANSDADLSFFDEISITDPRVAEFCAKTTEPSPHAILITCLQRNYGLGDMHINYSVNTLKHQRNEFTMRVGKHEATVVCRNKKDGKQRAAQAILQLMHPHIQSWGSLLRLYGSRSVKSFKEKKQLEQEITLLQGKAAVNQPNHAILSKLRQEMRKLAEQRQAIQPIGKFVPPDLPTGSAANLNNVDL
- the LOC107992452 gene encoding microprocessor complex subunit DGCR8 isoform X1, coding for MEINKEVPEEIPESTMAQSEINETVLDNQQSILEINTDNQSRISDKSNCSDIMEEETISTDDINIYNGSTTEDCIMESNPDSITATDDLRQFDVLDDLERHPDQNCCDMDSDTNESMDSDVPDEEIEAMLEEGLPEEFKGKRKDKKDSVPYEEKVKLVLDEIGHNHFDVLPEGWVQVTHNSGMPLYLHKQSRVCTLAKPYFLGPGSVRKHEVPVSAIPCLQYKRALHEEEEERKKQKERDPNAEVCSLPSAKIETIQENRAAHSLDSEQLRNYCQSLFRFKAIKVMRFQSWSARRKFTKNKKHRKQLERPTLPDGTKLITFPVSSSGLAGSSSGNAGDDNTGQRPPKHWIMNPSGKSYVCILHEYVQHALKKQPTYKFKELENAATPYSAVVCINDMEYGSGFGSSKKQAKANAARKTLEILIPQMRDKISGDNGGDTVSGNNNRMIKASRANSDADLSFFDEISITDPRVAEFCAKTTEPSPHAILITCLQRNYGLGDMHINYSVNTLKHQRNEFTMRVGKHEATVVCRNKKDGKQRAAQAILQLMHPHIQSWGSLLRLYGSRSVKSFKEKKQLEQEITLLQGKAAVNQPNHAILSKLRQEMRKLAEQRQAIQPIGKFVPPDLPTGSAANLNNVDL